A genomic segment from Fuerstiella sp. encodes:
- a CDS encoding DUF1501 domain-containing protein, whose product MTRSDIHPLTSAGRRALLGNAGLSIGSIGLSSLLAGEQAQAATGAPMPHFKPRAKSVIYLFMAGGPSQLELFEDKPQLTELSGQKPPESFTKDRRFAFLKGTEKLLGSRRTFGRYGDSDVVLSDLLPFTSKIADEACWLKGMSTDVFNHGPAKIFLQTGSPQPGRPSMGSWVTYGLGSESKNLPGFVVLPSGPRGPRGGSALWSSGFLPTTHQGVPFRGQGDPILNLQSPEGFDQHAQRQFTDAVRDLNMARYDAVGDPEIQTRISAYEMAYRMQMSAPELMDIESEPKHVIDMYGAEPGKASFANNALFARRLVQRGVRFVQLYHTSWDQHGGGASLDNELPVRCKEIDQASAALVRDLKQQGMLEDTLVIWGGEFGRTPMGEDRSLGAVGRDHHIDAFTIWMAGGGVKSGFTYGKTDELGFGVTEQNVHVHDLQATILHLMGLDHTKLTYRSQGRDFRLTDVHGRVVDEIIA is encoded by the coding sequence ATGACACGATCAGATATTCACCCCCTGACAAGTGCCGGGCGTCGGGCGTTGCTGGGAAATGCGGGACTCAGCATTGGATCCATTGGACTGTCTTCGTTACTGGCAGGGGAACAGGCACAGGCAGCGACCGGAGCGCCAATGCCGCACTTCAAGCCTCGTGCCAAGTCTGTGATCTATCTGTTTATGGCAGGTGGGCCAAGTCAGCTGGAATTATTTGAAGACAAGCCTCAGCTGACTGAGCTGTCGGGACAGAAACCACCCGAAAGCTTCACAAAGGATCGACGATTTGCATTTCTGAAGGGGACGGAGAAACTTCTTGGATCACGCAGAACTTTTGGTCGTTACGGCGACAGTGATGTCGTGCTCAGCGACTTGCTGCCATTTACCAGTAAGATAGCGGATGAAGCATGCTGGCTGAAAGGCATGAGCACCGATGTTTTCAACCATGGTCCTGCCAAGATCTTCCTGCAGACCGGGTCTCCTCAGCCCGGCCGACCATCAATGGGGTCGTGGGTGACATACGGTCTTGGCAGTGAATCTAAAAACCTGCCTGGTTTTGTGGTCCTGCCGTCCGGTCCCCGCGGTCCCCGTGGAGGTTCCGCTTTGTGGTCCAGCGGTTTTCTGCCGACAACTCATCAGGGTGTCCCGTTTCGTGGACAGGGGGACCCGATTCTGAATCTGCAAAGCCCGGAAGGATTTGATCAGCACGCCCAGCGACAGTTCACTGATGCTGTACGGGATCTGAATATGGCTCGTTATGACGCCGTGGGTGATCCGGAAATTCAGACGCGAATCTCTGCATACGAAATGGCCTATCGAATGCAGATGAGTGCGCCGGAACTGATGGATATTGAAAGCGAACCAAAACATGTCATCGACATGTACGGTGCCGAACCTGGCAAAGCATCCTTTGCCAATAACGCTCTGTTTGCCCGGCGACTGGTGCAGCGTGGGGTTCGATTTGTACAGCTGTACCATACGAGTTGGGACCAGCACGGTGGCGGCGCATCGCTGGACAATGAACTTCCGGTTCGCTGCAAAGAGATCGATCAGGCATCCGCGGCGCTGGTCAGGGATTTGAAACAGCAGGGAATGCTGGAAGACACTCTGGTGATCTGGGGAGGTGAATTTGGAAGAACACCGATGGGCGAAGACCGCTCACTCGGAGCAGTCGGCCGTGATCACCACATTGACGCATTCACGATCTGGATGGCCGGTGGTGGTGTTAAGTCCGGGTTCACATATGGGAAGACCGATGAACTTGGTTTCGGTGTCACGGAACAGAACGTTCATGTCCACGATCTTCAGGCCACGATTCTACACCTGATGGGGCTTGACCATACCAAACTGACTTACCGTTCGCAGGGACGTGACTTCCGACTGACAGACGTCCACGGTCGTGTGGTGGACGAAATCATTGCCTAG
- a CDS encoding DMT family transporter, protein MKIVPSTATAEVQQDRTSTLRADVSLLGAVVIWGINIPVMKIGLDQLDPFVFNAIRLVTSAVVLTGFAVCERHRTGWSLSGISWRQILIYGCLAAGLYQLLFLLGIAGTTAGNTGLIIATIPAWTALLSTLFIGEKLAAGAWGGLCLAFLGTVIVALQSEDLSRGTEHLAGNLIILAAALTWAGGTVYSRPLLRSVSPIQLSAAATVITLPLHLLVAAGRYEQSWTQLQSVNLWLIILYAGALSSGLSLPMWSYGVRHAGAAHAATLQNLVPLIAIAVAWFSRGEAVTETQLCGGALILGGLIIMRLNPQTGSTVPHKTDVDTADAADTECQEETTPR, encoded by the coding sequence TTGAAGATCGTTCCGTCAACTGCGACAGCCGAGGTGCAGCAGGATCGCACCAGTACACTCCGGGCGGACGTTTCCCTGCTGGGAGCCGTCGTGATCTGGGGCATCAATATTCCGGTGATGAAGATCGGTTTGGATCAGCTGGATCCGTTTGTGTTTAATGCGATTCGGCTGGTCACGTCCGCTGTCGTTCTGACAGGCTTCGCCGTTTGCGAACGGCACAGGACAGGATGGTCCCTGTCAGGGATCTCGTGGCGGCAAATCCTGATTTACGGATGTTTGGCGGCGGGGCTGTACCAGTTGCTGTTTCTGCTGGGAATTGCCGGAACGACGGCGGGTAACACCGGTCTGATCATCGCAACCATCCCCGCATGGACCGCGTTGCTGTCCACGTTGTTCATTGGCGAAAAACTGGCCGCAGGGGCCTGGGGCGGGCTGTGCCTGGCATTTTTGGGTACTGTGATTGTCGCGTTGCAGAGTGAAGATCTTAGCCGCGGTACTGAACATCTGGCCGGGAACCTGATCATTCTTGCCGCTGCACTGACATGGGCCGGTGGAACCGTGTACAGCCGGCCACTGCTGCGGTCTGTTTCTCCGATACAGCTGTCGGCAGCCGCAACGGTGATCACACTGCCGCTGCATTTACTGGTTGCCGCAGGACGTTACGAACAGAGCTGGACACAGCTTCAGTCGGTTAACCTGTGGCTGATTATTCTGTACGCCGGAGCCCTTTCTTCGGGACTGTCACTGCCGATGTGGAGCTATGGTGTACGGCATGCCGGAGCCGCACACGCTGCCACCTTACAAAATCTGGTACCACTGATCGCGATTGCGGTGGCATGGTTCAGCCGGGGAGAGGCTGTGACAGAAACTCAGTTGTGCGGGGGGGCCTTAATTCTGGGCGGTCTGATTATCATGCGTCTGAATCCGCAGACCGGCAGTACCGTGCCACACAAGACCGACGTTGACACGGCTGATGCGGCAGACACTGAATGCCAGGAAGAAACGACGCCGCGTTAG
- a CDS encoding aldolase translates to MITDIAETRRDMAAVFRWTSRLGLSEGICNHISLALDDTTFLVNPQGLHWSELRAGDLLVVDHDGIVLEGQGVVEPTALFIHARIHLGLPHARCVLHTHMPYATAITSIEGGRVIMANQNALRFFNDIAYSDEYDGLALNATEGDRICGELGDKRVLFLASHGVIVVGPSLAVGFDDLYYLERACQVQMIAQSTQMPLNIVDDQTAEKTRQQFRQSQLFAEDHLRAIRRILDRECPDYAT, encoded by the coding sequence ATGATCACTGATATTGCGGAAACCCGGCGCGATATGGCGGCCGTGTTTCGATGGACCAGCCGGCTGGGGCTGAGTGAAGGCATCTGCAATCACATTTCTCTGGCACTGGACGATACCACCTTTCTTGTCAATCCTCAGGGGCTGCACTGGTCGGAGCTGCGAGCCGGCGATCTGCTTGTTGTTGACCATGACGGGATCGTCCTGGAAGGACAGGGAGTTGTGGAACCGACCGCCCTGTTCATTCATGCCAGAATCCATCTGGGGCTTCCGCACGCTCGCTGTGTTCTGCATACCCATATGCCATATGCCACTGCGATCACTTCAATCGAGGGTGGTCGTGTGATCATGGCGAATCAGAACGCGCTGCGATTCTTCAATGACATCGCTTACAGCGATGAATATGACGGACTGGCGCTGAACGCGACGGAAGGCGATCGGATCTGTGGTGAACTGGGTGATAAACGCGTTCTTTTCCTGGCCAGCCATGGTGTGATCGTGGTCGGACCGTCGCTTGCTGTTGGCTTTGATGATCTTTACTATCTGGAACGAGCCTGCCAGGTGCAGATGATCGCCCAGTCGACACAGATGCCGTTGAATATTGTCGACGATCAGACGGCGGAGAAAACGCGTCAGCAGTTTCGGCAGAGCCAGCTGTTTGCAGAAGACCATCTTCGTGCCATTCGTCGTATTCTCGATCGCGAATGTCCGGACTATGCAACCTGA
- the ilvC gene encoding ketol-acid reductoisomerase: protein MQLLKDDDVSLKALDGKTVSVLGYGNQGRAQALNLRDSGVQVVIGNRDDEYRDLAVREGFDPVEIPEAAAAGDVLLVLTTDEAMPLIWDDQIAPGIQAGNVLCWGSGYNVGFEVISPSVEADWIMIAPMMPGNVVRTRYEQGQGVISQFAVERDTTGNAREVALALCKGMGLTRAGIYQTSFRGEAELNLYTEQVVWAGLAAWLQFCFELAVENGIPSENVVMALYASTESSEIMGLMAEYGFYKQMKYHSTTSQYGTLTRAGNLISKEVRDQARHNLVNDIQGGAFVKEWTQDNEAASKRLEQFWQKALAHPMSLAEDRVIRMIQDVNKTATD, encoded by the coding sequence ATGCAGTTACTCAAGGATGATGACGTCTCCCTGAAGGCTCTGGACGGCAAAACGGTTTCCGTACTGGGTTACGGGAATCAGGGACGTGCACAGGCACTGAACCTGCGTGACAGTGGCGTACAGGTTGTGATTGGAAATCGGGATGATGAATACCGGGACCTGGCCGTCCGTGAGGGATTCGACCCGGTTGAAATTCCGGAAGCCGCTGCTGCCGGAGACGTACTGCTGGTGCTTACCACCGATGAAGCGATGCCGCTCATCTGGGATGATCAGATAGCTCCGGGAATCCAAGCGGGCAACGTTCTTTGCTGGGGAAGTGGATACAACGTTGGTTTCGAAGTGATTAGTCCGTCCGTTGAGGCGGACTGGATCATGATCGCTCCGATGATGCCTGGTAATGTTGTTCGTACCAGATACGAACAGGGCCAGGGAGTGATCAGTCAGTTCGCGGTGGAGCGTGATACAACCGGGAATGCCCGTGAGGTTGCTCTGGCTTTGTGCAAAGGCATGGGACTGACGCGTGCCGGAATCTATCAGACGTCTTTTCGCGGCGAGGCAGAACTCAATTTGTATACGGAGCAGGTTGTGTGGGCCGGACTCGCTGCGTGGCTGCAGTTTTGCTTTGAGTTAGCTGTCGAGAACGGAATCCCTTCGGAAAACGTGGTGATGGCTCTGTATGCGTCGACCGAGAGTTCTGAAATTATGGGATTGATGGCGGAATACGGATTCTACAAGCAAATGAAGTATCACTCGACAACCAGCCAGTACGGAACGCTGACCCGCGCCGGGAATCTGATCAGCAAAGAAGTTCGGGACCAGGCGCGGCACAATCTGGTCAACGACATTCAGGGAGGGGCATTCGTCAAGGAATGGACTCAGGACAACGAAGCTGCGTCAAAACGTCTGGAACAGTTTTGGCAGAAGGCTCTCGCTCATCCCATGAGTCTTGCCGAAGATCGCGTGATCCGAATGATCCAGGACGTGAACAAAACCGCCACTGACTGA